Proteins encoded within one genomic window of Tamandua tetradactyla isolate mTamTet1 chromosome 11, mTamTet1.pri, whole genome shotgun sequence:
- the LOC143649731 gene encoding olfactory receptor 8H1-like, with protein MGRRNDTNVPDFILMGLTDSEVIQQVLFMLFLLIYLITLLGNAGMILIIHLDLQLQTPMYYFLSHLSFLDLSYSTVIIPKTLENLLTSNKYISFMGCFTQMSFFFFLAATEFFFLSSMAYDRYVAICNPLNYQVVMSTRLCRALITGSYAIGFTESLVNFVYMNSLHFCKSNVIYHFFCDMIPILALSCTDTHDIEVMIFIFGSLNVMVSLITISVSYGSILSTILKINSTSGKRKAFSTCASHLLGVTIFYSTTIFTYLKPKHSYSLGKDQVASVFYTMVIPMLNPLIYSLRNKEVKNALFRVMQKTEGSRQLK; from the coding sequence ATGGGGAGGAGGAATGACACAAATGTTCCTGACTTCATTCTTATGGGATTGACAGACTCAGAAGTGATCCAGCAGGTCCTTTTTATGCTATTTCTCTTGATATACCTGATTACCCTGCTGGGGAATGCAGGGATGATACTGATAATTCACCTGGACCTCCAGCTTCAGACCCCCATGTATTATTTCCTCAGTCACCTGTCCTTCCTCGACCTCAGTTATTCAACGGTCATCATCCCTAAAACCTTAGAGAACTTACTGACTTCCAACAAATACATTTCATTCATGGGCTGCTTCAcccagatgtctttttttttctttttggctgccactgaatttttttttctctcttctatggcctatgaccgctatgtggctaTCTGCAATCCTCTTAACTATCAGGTTGTTATGTCCACGAGACTCTGTAGAGCCCTCATCACTGGGTCCTATGCGATTGGATTTACTGAGTCATTAGTCAATTTTGTTTATATGAacagtttgcatttctgcaaatccAATGTAATCTATCATTTTTTCTGTGACATGATCCCCATTTTAGCCCTATCCTGCACTGACACTCATGATATTGAAGTAATGATATTCATCTTTGGTAGTTTAAATGTCATGGTGTCTCTGATCACAATCTCTGTATCCTATGGGTCCATTTTGTCTACTATTCTGAAAATTAATTCTACTTCAGGAAAACGCAAAGCCTTCTCTACTTGTGCCTCCCACCTCCTGGGAGTCACCATCTTTTACAGTACTACaattttcacttatttaaaaCCAAAGCATTCCTACTCTTTGGGAAAGGATCAAGTGGCCTCTGTGTTTTATACTATGGTGATTCCTATGTTGAATCCACTAATTTATAGTCTTAggaacaaagaagtaaaaaatgccCTCTTTAGAGTCATGCAGAAGACAGAGGGTTCCAGGCAATTGAAATGA